The genomic segment ATCCTCCCACCCTTGCGCCCGGACACCGCTGCCCCAGGGCTCGCCACTTCTTTATCTCTTTGGGGTGGACGGAGCTGGCCTTCCCACTGCCTTCCCCCCgacctcctgctgctgcatcaCGGCGGGCAGCTGCCGGGAGGGAGGGTAcagctcccctccctgcccaccaccCCCGGGGGTCCCCCCGGGTGGGCTCCTCTGAGCACCCCTCGCTGCAAGGAGCAGGGGCTGAGCGGGGCAAGGGTTCAGGGAAGCCGAGCGGGGCAGCCTGGCCACCTGCCACCGGCTCTTTGCAGCGGGCCCAGCGCTGCCAGGGCGCAGACCTTGGGCAGGAAGGATTGCAAAACAGCCaaggagggaaagcaaagaggCTGGAGCGTGTCGGGGTGCAGTGGGGAACCCCAGAGCGCCgctggcagcagcccagccGGCACGGCGCGTGGCAGGGTGATGGTAAGGGCTGTCTCCAGGGCTGACCCCCGGCAGGGCCCCGTTCCTGGAATTTGGGCTGTTTTGCCGGAAGGATGACCAGCTTGCTTTCCTCCCCAGGATGGGAGGGAAACGTTCGCCTTCAGATCATCCTGGCTGCCGTCCCAGCGGAGACGGCTTCCCAGCACCCACGGGCTTAACTCCTCTCTTGGGCGAGTCCCGTCTTGTACCTTGGGACCCCATAGCCGGTGCTGAGCTTTGCACAAAATGGGGATCCTGATTGCTTGACTCGGGCCCCCCCAGCTGTGGTAAGCTCAGACTTTCCTAAAAATAATCAGACCCTGATAAGAAAGCATCCACCCCGAGGCAATTAGGCTGGGAAATGATTTTGCAGGGTCCCGGAGGAGTCTCCCCAAGGGAGATGTTTCTCCTGGGTCCTGCTGCACAGCCCAGAGTGGTGCTTACACTGGCGGCTGCAcgggaggggctggggagcatttttctttctgccccaTCAAAGCTTTTGGAGAACTTGAAACTCCACCCGATGGGACAGGAAACTCTGCCTGACATTCTCATAAGCAAGAGGGATGAATTAACGGCGTTGTGAGTGCCAAGCGAGGCCACGGCAGCACCCTCAGCACGAGCTCGGCACCCAtctcgctccccccacccagctcCCACTGCGGACCCCCGGGTGATGTGTGCCGGTCCCTGCTGCCATCCCGGCCCCGCCCTTGCTGCCCCGGCCCGAGTGATGCTGAGCCTGCGGGGAGCCACGCCGGCTCCTGGCACTGCCggctgctgccttctctgctgACCTCAGCCCGGGGGCAGAGCGAGCAGCTCCTGCCCGTTGCGTTTCCCTCCAGGCTGCCAGCTGAAGCAGCGGGCAGGGATTTAACTCCTGCGGGGCAGGGGGCACAGGGATGGCACGGTGCCCTCCCCGCGAGATGTCGGAGCGCCCGATAtctgtccctggggaggctgtggggGCAGAAGGGCAGCAGCAAAGAGGTCCCTGCCCGCGGTGTTTGATGCAGGGAGGGCGTTTGCCTTTTCTGCAGGAACAGCTGCCTTGGAAGGCAGTACAGGcagcccttcccttcctcctcaaaCGGTGAATGGCCGGACATTTGCCGAGATGGAGATTACGGCACACGTGTATCCGGATTTCTGCCTCGCCGTGTCCGTGAGAAAGCAGGGGGCACATTGGAAACCTCGCCAAGCCTCGTGCCTCTGCTTGGGGGGAatggaggcaggagggaagggggtgCCGGTTTCTCCGCCAGCAATGGTGATGCCAGGGCACGGCACCCGCTGACCCGCCACGGAGCGCCTTTGAAAACATGTCCGTCCCTCCCCGTGGGAGGTGTCCCTGTGCTGAGAGTGTCCCAGCTGTCCAGAGCAGCCCCTTGCCCTGGGCAGCAGACAAAGAGCGGGTACACAGGcacccgcccggccccggcgcttGGCAGGGCAGAGAAGTGAGCCATTGTCCCTGCGCGCTGCCGGCCCCGGCATCACCCGCCGCCGAGGACCAGTCCGGCGGAGGCTGCCTGGTGGGACGCATTAGAGCCAGCAGCGGTTGCGGCATGGCCAGGCTGGcggggccagcagcagccctggtcCTCCTCTGCCTGGCCGTGGGGCTGGAGGCCAGCCCGGAGCTCTCCGGTGAGTCAGGGCGCAGGCAGGGTGACGAGGGATGCTGGGGACCGCGCCGGTGTGAGGGGAGGGCGAAGTgacagctgggctggaggggtAGGGACAAGCAAGGCACAAACCAGTGCAGGCCAGAGGGAGTTTGCCAGAAAACCTGGGGTTTTTCATCCCCACAGCATGGCTGGGATCTGAAAACACCCCGTGCATGTCCCGCAGCCCCGGTgtgagcgagcgagcggctcccccagctgctgctgcattcCCTTGGACAGTTTGGaggcagaaatgcaaaaaaccaaatTGTAAGACAGCCCCCGAGCTTTCCTGAGACCCTCCTGGCCATGATGCTCATGCCCTTAGAGCTGGTCCTCGGCTCCCCTGCAAGCCTTTGCTGCTCTGAGAAGGTGAGGGAAGAGACGGGCTGAAGCTCTACCCAGTCCCTGGCCGGAGCTGGTGGCTGTGGTCCCCAGCCAGAGCCGCCCGTGAGCAGGGGGACTGCAGGGTGCACCGCCACAAGGCACAGCAAGGGCCAGATCTTCTCCCCAGGGGCAGCGCCGGTGAGCTTTATAGATGTAGCCGAGGCAGAAATTTGGGATCCTTTGTACCCAGTGCTTAGGATGGTCAGGACgggtgcaggcaggctgggcGCCTGGGGGGTGCCGTTCCTCTGAGGGATCTTCTAGAAACAGCCACGCACACCTTCCACTCTGCTCTGCCGGGCCCGGGCGGCGCGAGAGCCCGGCACGATGCCGCCGAGCGCGGCAGGGCGGGCTGCGGCAGAGAGGATGTGATTTCATCTGGGCAGAGCTAACTGCACAACCACACCATCAGGGACTGAGTCAGCGGCACTGGCAGGCAACCGGAATCACTCGCAAAATCTGCCTGCAACCTCCTTGCCGTGGTttcacccaaaaaaaaaaaacccatcttcACAATTGCTCACCGCCCCAAAATGGTGTGATGGAGAAACCTCTGTCCCTGTGGCACTGTTTGAGCTTcggttttaaaatacaaaccgCCGGTGCTGCCAGAGGGCATGCTGGCACGGCAGCTGGcatggcagcagaggagggtgCCTGCTGCAAGGCAGGCTGCATTTGGGGAAACCCATTTGTCCCCCTATTCCTCCCCCATGTCCCCCACCATCCCCAGGATTTGGCTCAGCCCTCTGTGCCCAGGGCTGGCCCAGCAGCGGGGGGTTTGGGCAGCCCCACTGCCAGCTCTCTCTGGGATGGGCAGGTGAGTTTGGAGTTGGTGCCAAGCAGAAGTCGAGCCCCAGGCGTCTCTGGAGCCTGCACAAGAGCCTGGCTGCTGCCGCAAGcgtggagctgctgcaggggatgcagaggaaggagatgggggCCGGCAGCCCGGGCAGGGTCCCGTGCCCCTCATGGCCCCCAGCACCCGGTGATATGGGGCAAGCGGAAGAGAGGGGCAGGACGGGGCTTGTCCTGCCCTCCTCTGTGTGGGCACTGCACCCCAAGGGGCTGATTCAGCTCTGTGCCCTCCAAGGAGCATCTTTGCATCTCACTGGAGCTTTGACCTGGCTAAAACAGCTTGTCTGCTCCCATCCGCCCTCCTCCACCTCTCCTCCGGCGcgcagggcagggagcaaggGCTGGCTTGCGCACGGCTGTGGCCCTCCCGCTCCCACTCGCTCATCCCACGCTTCCAAGGAGAAATGCCAGCAGCTGCCCGCATCCAAGGGAAAGATTAACTCCGAGCgggagcagctcccagccacGTCCGCTGACATCTCCTGGGGTGCGATGCTGGCCGTGGATGCCAAAGGGTTAGTGGCAGCAGGGAAGGTGAAAGGGGCCCTTTGTGCAGCTGAGCCTGGCACTGGTTTGTggagggacagagggagaagTGTGGGGCCGGGAGCCGGCGCTCCCACCTTCTTGTATTGGTTTGGGGGAGTTTGACACGCTGCGGGCTGGGGGACGGGGTGCGTGTCCTGCCCTGGACCCCAGcactgggctggggctgggatgcAAGTCCCTCCAAGGACCCCACAGCTGGGGACTGAGGTCTGTGACCCACCCAGCAGCCCAGGGTCCTGCCTGGCAGGTACCGGGTTGCCTGGTCCCCACCTCCCAGCCTCAAAATGATGCttcccctttgcttttgttttattcaaagGCCTGATGCAAACTGCTCTGTCCAGGGCCCTACACATGattttttgtcagcttttcctgcttcctcagcctcctccagcaACCGGTGCCTGCTCAGAGCACCCCTGCCAGCTTGCAgagcttttattaaaacagcttCCTCATtcagccagcagccagcacagctgatgcCAGCCAGAGCTGATAGCTGCATGTTAAACCTCTTAAAGGCTGGGCAGGACAGCCCCACCTTACTGTCCCTCGTGGGGAAAACAACAGGGTAAGTGGTTTGGGACACAAACTAGGCAGgattaaaagagagaaataccCCACACTGGGAATTCAGGGAGATACCAGTCGGAAAGGCCATGGGCTGGGAATGGCTTGCACCGATGCACTGGGCTTCTCGGACAGAGAGACCCGGGGTCAGCTGGGCTCAGATGATGACTTGGTGGCTCACGCCCATCGATACCAACCCAGCCAACTGCAGGAGCTCGCAGCAGCCACTGGACCCTTCTCTCCTGCAGCTCATGGCTCGGCGTCGTGTGACAGAAAGCATCTTCCTCTCCCCGACTCCGGTGATCATCTCTGGCTCATCCttgctttctcctccccatgTCTCCATAACAAGCCTGATTTTCTCTAAACCCTCGACTGCTCCTCATGGGATTCTTCCATACGTATTTTTTCTGACCTGTCATCCTGCCTCTAGCTTTCGCTTCCCTTTGCTAACCAGCTGAGCTACTCcatgctgctttccagcctctTGGCTGCAATGCTGGATACAAGATTTGCTGCAAGCCCGCCTTCTCTGCCGCAGCCCCACTCTGGTCCTGTTTGCCCCATAAGTGCCCCAGCCCAGGACGTCCTCACTGCCACTGGCTGTCAGGAGCCCAAGCACTGCCACCGCCACGGTCCCGGTGTCTCCTCCGGCCAACGCCGCCCATGCTCTCCCCTTCCAGGGTACCTGCGCAAGGTGCTGAGGAACCACACCGCCCACACCTGTGACGGGGAGCAGCTCCTCATCGTCTGCCCTCGCAAGACCACCATCAGCATCCTCGGCGCCTTCTACGGGCGTCGCGTACCCAGCCCCAacctctgccccagccctggcaatGCCTCCCAGGAGAGCACCGAGTGCACGTCCACCACCGCCCACCTGGTAAGGGCGGGGGGTCCCAAGGGACCGGGCTGCAcacccctccttccccaggtcACTGGGCTGCCTGCTTGGGCtgggtggctgcaggcagcgcaGCCTCCCCGTGCCCCGAGGGAGGCTGCTGCCGTCGGCATCAGGATTCACCCTTGGGGTCCTTTTCCCGGAGCACTTTTGGGAGATAAGGGTGGATGAGACCTTCTGCGGTGGGTCCCAGGGTGGGGCAGCCCTGCCAGAGGAGCCTGGCAGGAGGCACTGCTGCATCCCGAGCTGGCTTTTGGAGTAATCCCGCAGGACGCAGCAGGCTCTGCGGAGAAAGCCCTGGCAGCTGGGACTGGGTCCTGGGAGAGGGGTGGTGCAGCAGCCAGGGTGCCAGGCTCGGGAAGCGGGACAGGGGCCCACAAGGGATGCTGCGCTCAGCCCTGCAGGTGCATCCCTGGGGTTAGCACAGAGCTCGGCTCTTCCCCAGCCAGAAGAAGCACCCGTCCATGCTGGCAGCTCCCAAGAAGCGGATTAATGAAGCAGACCCAGAGGAGGATCTGTTGATTGCAGTAGCCAgcgcagggagaggggaggaaggcaggggctggcagaagggaagggagctCTCCAAAGCTGATGCCTGGGCTGGAGGAAGCGCTCACCAGGCTGCTCCAAAAGCCCTGTAGCCTGCTCCGCGCTGCGGCTGTGCTCGATTCCTCTTTGTGTTTGGGGGAAAACCCTGTGCCCAGTGAGGACATCAGCCCTCCACTGGCCCCACACATGAGACATCATGAGCAGCTTGAGGAatggggcagagaggagctgggagggatgTCAGCCCTTGGCATCCTGCAGCTTTACCCTGGCTTCTGGCTCTCCATGCCAGCACGGCTGGCCTCAGCATCCGTGGCCCTGGGATGCCTTGGACCAGATTGGCTGTTGCAGCTGGCAGCAACCCAGTCCAGGCATCATAGCAGTCACTTGGGAGGGAGCAAGGAGAGTAATAACCCTCATTCTGCAAAGCCTCGAGCACGTGTCCTTTGCCCACCAAACTCCTCCAGTTCTCAGCAACTTCAACCTTGGCTGAACACTGGAGCCCCATGaccccctcctcctgcaggAGCACCTGGGGCTGGAGCTTGCCTTGTAGGCACGGGAGCCTGGTCGCTGCCTTTTCCGGAGCCCTGCTCGGCCAGGCAATGCTCCTCGGCCCCAGCTGCAAGGCCCTGGTCCAGCTACTCAGCTCTACCCATGGCTGGGGAGACACTGCACCCACCAGCTGCAGGAGAGCGGGTGAGATGGGCAACACGCCGTGCCATGCCGGACACAGCGCACGCGAACCGtgcctgcctctccctcctgctcatTGGGCTCTGACAAACCCAGGGCAGCCAGGACGTGCGGTGGATGCTGGCAGGAGGGTCCCTCGAATGGGACAGGATTTCATGTGCATAGATTTCATAGATTTCATTTCTCTATTCCTGTTCCGGCTCCTTGCTAGGGCTGGGGCAAAACCGCAGCAAACCCAGCTGCGTGCAGCTGCCTGTGGGGAAGGAGAACATGGAGCCGGAGAAGAGGAACAAGAGCTGAGGGGCCAGTTCCCTGCTCTGGGAGCTTGTGAGGCCTTGCTGCCCggtcctgctccagctgcagatCCCCTCCTGGCATCCTACATGTCCCAGGAGCTCTGCAAGCGCCGAGCCAGACCATGCTGGCATGGCACCAAGCCGGCCCCGCAAACCACCCTGCAAACACAGGCCAGGGTCCCCAGAGCTTGTGTGTCAAGCGCAGGATGGGGGATACGGCCCGGCACAGGCGTTTGGACACCGAAGGGCAGGTCTGTGAGCAGGATCTGTGCCGGTCAGGTTTGCAGCGAGATGGATTCGCTCCACCTGGGGCACCATGATCGCATGGGGCTGAGTTCCCCAATGCCTGGAGGCTGCTGTTGGAGGAGAAGGGGCGTCTGGAGAGCAGAGagcaaggctgctgctgaggctCAGCTCTCTTTAGGCAAAACCTGAGGAGAGAGATTAATTGCATTCCCTCCTCAAATTTCACTCCTGGCAGGCAGCGAAGACCAAGAGGAGGCTCAGTCCTCTATGGTGGGCTGGGCGGGACAGGgacagaggaggggaaggagagatgaAATGGGGCTCCATCGTCTCAGGTGATGGGATCCCAGGGCCCGAGTCTCAGGGCAATTTCCCAGAGGGGCGGCAGCGAGGGTCGGGAACAAGCCGTGGCCCCGCTCCCCCTGCCCGGCCgccagcagcctctgctcagGCGGtgggtttgctgctgctggggcttgCAGCATGCCCAGCATCCCAGGAGGATGCTGGGGGCCGGGAGCCACAGCCCCGCGGCCAGCCCAAGCCCAGGCTGCCCGGGAGATCCCTGCCAGAGCCACGGGCCCGGCTCGGCCACCCCGCGGGTCTGGCAGCGTCGCCCTTGGGCCGCCGCGGGCAGGCAGGGACCGCGGGCAGCGGCAAAGGCCACCGCGGTCCCCCGCGGGGACGCTGCCCGAGCAGCCCGGTGGTGTGAGCCCTCGTCCCCATCTTGTGGCCGCGCGTGTGCATTGCACGGAGCCCTGCTGGCGTGGGCGTGGGCGTGTGGGCGTGAGCGCACGGAGCCGCGTCGCCGTTCACGCCTGCACGGGTGTTGCACGGAGCCGCGTCGGTGTGCACACCTGCACGGGTGTTGCACAGAGTCGTGTCAGTGTGCGCGCCTGCACGGGTGTGCACTGGGCCATGTGAATGTGCGCTCGTGCATGGCTGTTGCACTGCGCCATGTCAGTGTGCACGCCTACATGGGTGTTGCACGGAGCTGTGTTAGCGTGCATGCCTGCACGGGTCTTGCACACGCATGGCGTGGTGTGGTGCTGGCCTGCGTGTCGGCACAGGTACTGGCAGACCTGTGCCGGCACACAGCTCTGTGTGGGTGCAGGGGAGGAACTGATTCGGGAACCAACACGTGAAGCAGGGTGACTGCGGCGGGGGAGGCGTGAGCAGCCATAGGACACCTCTGCGGGGTGAGAGGCCATTTCCCTGAGCCTGGTGATGGCACCGAGGGAGAGGAGGCGAAAACAGCCTCAGGACTCCTCACCCATCTTCACGTCTGTCCCGCTTTGCTCTCCAGAAGCTGCTGGCTGAGTGCCAGGACCAGCAGTGGTGCCAGTTCTCCGTGCACAGCCAAGTCTTTGGGCCGGACCCGTGCCCTGGGACACACAAGTACCTCATCGCTTCCTATAAGTGCCGGCCAGGTGAGGTGGAGTGGGGTCTGGGCAATGCTGCATGGGCTTTTCCCCAGCCTCAGCTGCTCGGaaaggggcagagaggggagccGAGCTGCTCCTGTATCTTGCagccctcctccagccctgcccttggCAGCTCTCAGACCCTTGGCTGGGCtaagggaggagggggctgcaggtGATTCGGGATGCATTGGAACGCTCTGCGATGTCGCTCCCCAGGGAACCATCGGGTCAAGACCGTGTGCGAGAATGACAAGCTGAGGCTGCAGTGCCGACCAAAATCCATCCTGGCCATTTATTCTGCAAATTACGGACGATTCCTGCGGGGCAAACCAGAGTGCGATGCCCTGAACACTGGGGGACCCCATATAGGTACTTCGGAACGGTTCGAGCCAGAAATGGGGCCAGGAGCCATGCAGAGAGCGTGGCACAAGTATGCCATTGGGCTATACCTGTGCCCCTTGGCCCCAGCTGGCTGGTGCCCagtgggcaggggcaggcaggtcTGCCCACGGGTCCGTACCCCATGTCTTTGCAGAGTGCTTGGCTCCGGATGCCCTGCGGAGGGTCTCCAAGAAGTGCCACCGCAAGGGGAACTGCACCGTGGCTGCTGACCGGGCCACCTTCGGGGACCCATGCCTCCCCGGCACGAAGAAACAGCTGCGCGTCTCCTACACCTGCGGTGAGAGCCACCCGCAGGGCTGGGGGCGTGGGGGCCACCGGCTGAGCCCCTGCTGTGCCCACCCCATGCCATGCAGGCAGGGGCGCAGGGCTccctggggaggcagggggcTGCTGAGGATGAGCAGGGTGGTGATGCTCGGTGTGTGCTCTCCTTGCAGTGCccaagcagctgctggaggaggtgggCCCTGACACCTCGGACCCCTTCCTGCTCTCGGACTACATGCACGGTAACGTGGGGGGGAGGCTACACCAAAAGCAGTGTGGCATCGTGTCCGCGCCCGGGTGAACCACCCCTTCCATGGCCTGTCTGCGTCCCTGGTACCCACCGCTGGCATGAGCCCTGCAGCTCCAACTCAGCATCGCTGTCCCATGGCTGAAACCACCCATCGGTCGGTGCCCATGTCTGAGGGGCTGGAGAGATGCAGTCTGCTAGGAGCAGGGGAGACAAGGACCCGCAGGGGAGCATCCCTGCGGGCAGAGGAGCGCTtgtgcaggaaggaaggagtgtggggtggggaaggaggcagtCAGGGGCAGGCAGCCGGGCAGCGGGGCGCTGGGGAGCACCTCATGTCTCAGCCTGCGTCCCCTTGTTCGCTGCAGGTGGCTGGTACAAAGGGCCCAGGTTCTCCAGGCTCCGGGAAGACCGGATGATTTTTACTAGCTCTCTGGCAGCTTTTGCCCACCTTTGGGGTACGTGCCCTCCCCTACTCTCATGCAGCACCCAGGGGAGCAGGATGGGCTTGGGAGGGTGGCTCAGGTCCCGTGATGGCCCCCGCTCAGCCTGGGGCTCGGCTCAGAGGCAGCCAGACCCCAGACCCCTCTGGCAGGGTCGGCAGGCACACGAGGGAGGAGAGCACCAAGCGCCCATGCTGGGTTTGGGGGGGCCACGTAGGGTGGGAGCTCAGAGGTTGAATGAGCCCTGAGGTCCCACAGCATCAGCGGTCGCAGTGCTGCTGCGGTCCTGCCCACGGACCTTCCTCCTCCGACGGGCTGAATTACCCACTGGGTCTCCTTCCTTCCTACCCTGTCTGCAGGGGCACTGACGGAGAGCACCTCTCTGCGGGCAAAAATTTCCCTTGCCACAGGAAAATACTCATTTAAATCCCTGGCAAGATGATTCCTCCCCCTGTGCTGCCTACCCTGCATCCCAATGGAGGTTTCCTATGGGGAAAGGGGCATTTCGGGACACTGGTGGGTGCTGATGAGGCTGTGGGTGACGCTCCCACGATCACTGGGGCAGGGTCTGTCCTGCCCCTGCAACCTGGGTGCTGAGGgcatccctgctcccctcctcttcctcccacgTGCCCGGCAGAGGCAGTTTTCCAGGCACTGGTACCCCGCAGGCTGCGGAGGCGGTTTGTACCCTACTGTCTCTCTTTGCTCTTCACCCCCCAGGCGTCCCAGAGAAAGTTGGCCTCTACTTTCTTTGCGGGGTCTCAGGAGGCCTCATGGTTCTGCTGTGCATCATCAGCCCCAAAACGACCTTCCTCCAGGAGGTGGGGGAGGCTCTCAAAGAcccagagctggggagcagctcgGAGCTGAGCAGGACCAAGCTGCGGGACGAGCAGGACGAAGACCTTCCCGACGACAGCTCCTCAGACTCCTCCTTCCGCCGCCTCACGCGCACCTACCGGGCCACCGACAGCATCTTCAGCCCTGAGCTGACGGCAGCCATGGAGGGAGCGGTGGAGCACCAGGGCCGCGGTGGGGAGGAGATCTGGATGCCCAAGGAGTCGAGCCCGTACGCCATCCACAAGATCAAATCAGCCACCAAAtaagaactggaagaaaatggcTGGAGAGCAGCGGGGGGAGGAGGCTAACTGGGATCTGACATCGGAGATACACAAGAGTTTGGGCTCCTCGGGGGGAGTGGGCATCCCGAGTGGCAGCAGGGCCACGGCAGCCCCAGGGTGGCCATCAACCCACTGCTCCACCAGCCTGGAAACCTCGAACCTGGGGGTAAGCTGTGGTCCCTGGGTGTGATGAGGGGCTGCGGGATGGCTCGTGGGGCCACTGGCTCCTTTGTTGCAAACACGCCGCTAACCCTAAGCTAACCTCCCCATTCTCGGCTCGCATTGGCTGGCTCTAGTACTTAACCCTGCTCAGCCACGCCGAGCCCACCCTGAGCCTTTCCAGGctgtttgcttctgtttattCTTGGGTGCTGGCTTCCAACCCTGGTGCTGCAAACACTCCCCAGCACTCAGGCAGCGTGCCGGCGGCGGAGACACAGAAATGGCCAGGACGCGGGGAGGATGCAGGCAGAGCGGGTGGGAGAGTGCCGCAAGCatcacccagcacagccctaCCATGCCACGCACCTTGCAGCCCTGGTATCCCCAGGGGAGCTgcaccccggggctggggcagccggCAGCGTGGGACGGCGCTGGCTCTCACCTCCCTGCGGGCATTCGGGAGCTGTCACCCTGCGTTACTCTGTGCTTTCCTTCATGCTTCCCCCACTGGCAGGAGAGCCCTGGGGTTAACTTGCTGGGGCTTTTTCCagtaaataaatgcaacagCTCATAGATAAAATGTCCTTCCCTGACCTCTGCCATTAATAgtgaaaagggaggaaaaaggaagcgGCAAAGCTCAGCCCTCCCTGTGCAGAACAGCTCCTTGCCTCCCGCCGGTGTTTCTGGCGCTAGGCCATGGGGAGCAACAAGTTGGGCCTGTTTTAGCATGGGAAAGGATAAGGTTTTagcctggggaagggaaaggggggaaaagcagTCCATGTGGATCCCATGAACGACGCTTCCCTGCCCTTGCTCCTTCTCTTGAGCCTAAGGCTCTCTGTCTGGTAAGCAATCCTGGAGCAAACGTTCCCAGATGCCATGCAGAGGGGCTTCTCGGCAGCCGCACGGTGCCAGGGAGCCAGGCTGGGTCTGGGGGCTGCTCCAGCTCCGAAAGGCAGCGCGGGCTCTGTAgtgctgtgggaaggggctggatGGAAGCAGCGACCCAGCTCTTCTCACGATAGGGAGATGCTCTTGAGCTAGCACGTAGCGGGGTCTATCTTTCTATCAGCCACCGCATATGAAGTGCTTGGGCTGGGTGCAGCAAGGGAGTGCTGTGGGGGACGTCAGCGCACCCCTTAACCCAGCTGCTGGCGTTGGTGgtctgctgggggctggggaggcacCAGCCCCATCTCTGCGGCCAGAGCCATGCCATGCTCGGCAGTGGATGCTCTCCCGATGCGGAGCCGAGTGCCATGGCAATGCAGCAGCCTTGCGCTCCCGCTCCAATGAGGGGCAGCAATGACTGGCGTCCTGCCTGATTTGGGGGTTTGCTGAGGGATGCCAGAGCCCAAGGAGAGTTTGGGGGGCTCTCACCTCAAACTGGCCCTCAGCATCCTTAGATGACAAGCAGGACTGAGACCACAGACTTGCCTCCATGCTTGGACAGCcggcacagctcctgctgcagaccCATGGTGTTCACTTTGCAGGGTCCACTTCTTGCGCCTCCCATCTTTCCTGCAGTACCCCCCGACAGCCAGGTGGGAT from the Gymnogyps californianus isolate 813 chromosome 9, ASM1813914v2, whole genome shotgun sequence genome contains:
- the LOC127019819 gene encoding protein eva-1 homolog C-like, whose protein sequence is MARLAGPAAALVLLCLAVGLEASPELSGYLRKVLRNHTAHTCDGEQLLIVCPRKTTISILGAFYGRRVPSPNLCPSPGNASQESTECTSTTAHLKLLAECQDQQWCQFSVHSQVFGPDPCPGTHKYLIASYKCRPGNHRVKTVCENDKLRLQCRPKSILAIYSANYGRFLRGKPECDALNTGGPHIECLAPDALRRVSKKCHRKGNCTVAADRATFGDPCLPGTKKQLRVSYTCVPKQLLEEVGPDTSDPFLLSDYMHGGWYKGPRFSRLREDRMIFTSSLAAFAHLWGVPEKVGLYFLCGVSGGLMVLLCIISPKTTFLQEVGEALKDPELGSSSELSRTKLRDEQDEDLPDDSSSDSSFRRLTRTYRATDSIFSPELTAAMEGAVEHQGRGGEEIWMPKESSPYAIHKIKSATK